Proteins encoded in a region of the Mycobacterium branderi genome:
- a CDS encoding mycofactocin-coupled SDR family oxidoreductase codes for MSATLHGRVAFVTGAARGQGRSHAIRLAREGADIIAVDICAPVSTSITYPAATAEDLAETVRAVEAEGRKVLAREVDIRDDASLRQLVADGVEQFGRLDILVANAGVLSWGRVWELTDDQWDAVIGVNLTGTWRTIRAVVPAMIEAGNGGSIVVVSSSAGLKATPGNGHYAASKHGLVGLANTLALELGEFGIRVNSIHPYSVDTPMIEPEAMTQIFAKHPHYIHSFAPMPLQPNGFMTTDEVSDVVVWLAGDGSGTLSGAQIPVDKGVLKY; via the coding sequence TTGTCAGCTACGTTGCACGGCCGGGTGGCGTTCGTCACGGGTGCCGCCCGCGGTCAGGGACGCTCGCACGCAATCCGGCTGGCGCGCGAGGGCGCCGACATCATCGCCGTGGACATCTGCGCACCGGTCTCCACGAGCATCACCTATCCGGCGGCCACCGCCGAGGACCTTGCCGAGACCGTCCGCGCCGTGGAGGCCGAAGGGCGCAAGGTGCTGGCGCGCGAGGTCGACATTCGTGACGACGCCTCGCTGCGGCAGCTGGTTGCCGACGGCGTCGAGCAGTTCGGCCGGCTCGACATCCTGGTGGCCAATGCCGGTGTGCTGAGCTGGGGCCGGGTTTGGGAACTCACCGACGACCAGTGGGACGCCGTCATCGGCGTCAACTTGACGGGCACGTGGCGCACCATCAGGGCAGTGGTCCCCGCGATGATCGAGGCCGGTAACGGCGGCTCGATCGTGGTGGTCAGCTCGTCGGCCGGGCTGAAGGCCACACCCGGCAACGGGCATTACGCGGCGTCCAAGCATGGGCTGGTCGGGCTGGCCAACACGCTGGCACTCGAGCTCGGCGAATTCGGTATCCGGGTCAACTCGATCCACCCGTATTCGGTGGACACGCCGATGATCGAGCCGGAAGCGATGACGCAGATCTTCGCCAAGCACCCGCATTACATTCACAGCTTTGCGCCAATGCCGTTGCAGCCCAACGGGTTTATGACGACCGACGAGGTGTCCGATGTGGTGGTGTGGCTGGCCGGTGACGGTTCGGGCACTTTGTCGGGTGCGCAGATCCCCGTCGACAAGGGCGTATTGAAGTACTGA
- a CDS encoding SHOCT domain-containing protein: MLWRYVKSQLFVLLCGGLVGPIFLVVYFATGQESLLKWMFYVGLLVTAADVLIALALANYGAKSAARAAALEQSGVLALAQIMGITETGTRINDQPLVKLQLHISGPGFTPFDSEDRVIASVTRLGNITARKLVVLVDPATQQYQIDWERSALVNGLVPAQFTVSEDNTTYDLSGQAGPLMEILQILKANGIPVNRMVDVRSNPVLRQQIQAVVRRAASQAAQPAAAVASAAGPVDTVPEQSIGERLQELERLHQSGAVTDEEYASKRAQIIAEL; the protein is encoded by the coding sequence GTGTTGTGGCGCTATGTGAAATCGCAGTTGTTCGTGCTGCTGTGCGGCGGCCTGGTCGGGCCGATCTTTTTGGTCGTCTATTTCGCCACCGGCCAGGAGAGCTTGCTGAAGTGGATGTTCTACGTCGGCTTGCTGGTGACGGCAGCCGATGTTCTGATTGCCCTCGCGCTGGCCAACTACGGCGCCAAGTCGGCGGCCAGAGCAGCCGCGCTCGAACAAAGCGGCGTCCTGGCGCTCGCCCAGATCATGGGAATCACCGAAACCGGTACCCGTATCAACGACCAACCGTTGGTGAAATTGCAGCTGCATATCTCCGGGCCCGGCTTCACACCGTTCGACAGCGAAGACCGGGTCATCGCCAGCGTCACCCGGCTGGGTAACATCACCGCGCGCAAATTGGTGGTTCTCGTCGATCCTGCTACGCAGCAATACCAAATCGACTGGGAGAGAAGCGCATTGGTCAACGGTCTGGTGCCGGCCCAGTTCACCGTGTCGGAGGACAACACGACCTACGACCTGAGCGGCCAAGCGGGTCCGTTGATGGAGATCCTGCAAATCCTCAAAGCCAACGGCATTCCGGTGAACCGGATGGTCGATGTGCGGTCCAACCCGGTGCTTCGCCAACAGATTCAGGCGGTGGTGCGCCGCGCGGCAAGCCAGGCCGCGCAACCCGCGGCCGCCGTCGCCTCGGCAGCGGGGCCGGTGGACACCGTGCCGGAGCAGTCGATCGGCGAACGCCTGCAGGAGTTGGAGCGCCTGCACCAGTCGGGCGCGGTGACCGACGAGGAGTATGCCAGCAAACGCGCCCAGATCATCGCCGAACTCTGA
- the tuf gene encoding elongation factor Tu, with protein MAKAKFERTKPHVNIGTIGHVDHGKTTLTAAITKVLHDKYPELNESRAFDQIDNAPEERQRGITINISHVEYQTEKRHYAHVDAPGHADYIKNMITGAAQMDGAILVVAATDGPMPQTREHVLLARQVGVPYILVALNKADMVDDEELLELVEMEVRELLAAQEFDEDAPVVKVSALKALEGDPKWVESVEELMNAVDESIPDPVRDTDKPFLMPVEDVFTITGRGTVVTGRVERGVINVNEEVEIVGIRPETTKTTVTGVEMFRKLLDQGQAGDNVGLLLRGVKREDVERGQVVTKPGTTTPHTEFEGQVYILSKDEGGRHTPFFNNYRPQFYFRTTDVTGVVTLPEGTEMVMPGDNTDISVKLIQPVAMDEGLRFAIREGGRTVGAGRVTKIIK; from the coding sequence GTGGCGAAGGCGAAGTTCGAGCGGACGAAGCCGCACGTCAACATCGGGACCATCGGTCACGTTGACCACGGCAAGACCACGCTGACCGCGGCAATTACCAAGGTCCTGCACGACAAGTACCCGGAGTTGAACGAGTCGCGGGCATTCGACCAGATCGACAATGCGCCCGAGGAGCGTCAGCGCGGTATCACCATCAACATCTCCCACGTGGAGTACCAGACCGAAAAGCGTCACTACGCGCACGTCGACGCCCCCGGCCACGCCGACTACATCAAGAACATGATCACCGGCGCCGCCCAGATGGACGGCGCGATCCTGGTGGTCGCCGCCACGGACGGCCCGATGCCGCAGACCCGTGAGCACGTGCTGCTGGCCCGTCAGGTCGGGGTGCCCTACATCCTGGTCGCACTGAACAAGGCCGACATGGTCGACGACGAGGAGCTGCTCGAGCTCGTCGAGATGGAGGTCCGTGAGCTGCTGGCCGCCCAGGAGTTCGACGAGGACGCCCCGGTGGTCAAGGTATCGGCGCTCAAGGCGCTCGAGGGCGACCCGAAGTGGGTCGAGTCCGTCGAGGAGCTGATGAACGCCGTCGACGAGTCGATCCCGGACCCGGTCCGCGACACCGACAAGCCGTTCCTGATGCCGGTCGAGGACGTCTTCACGATCACCGGTCGCGGCACGGTCGTCACCGGCCGTGTCGAGCGCGGCGTGATCAACGTCAACGAGGAAGTCGAGATCGTCGGCATCCGGCCGGAGACCACCAAGACCACGGTCACCGGCGTGGAGATGTTCCGCAAGCTGCTCGACCAGGGCCAGGCCGGTGACAACGTCGGTCTGCTGCTGCGTGGTGTCAAGCGTGAGGACGTCGAGCGTGGCCAGGTGGTCACCAAGCCGGGTACCACCACCCCGCACACCGAGTTCGAGGGTCAGGTCTACATCCTGTCCAAGGACGAGGGCGGCCGCCACACGCCGTTCTTCAACAACTACCGTCCGCAGTTCTACTTCCGCACCACCGACGTGACCGGTGTGGTGACGCTGCCGGAGGGCACCGAGATGGTGATGCCCGGCGACAACACCGACATCTCGGTGAAGCTGATCCAGCCCGTCGCCATGGACGAGGGTCTGCGGTTCGCCATCCGCGAGGGTGGCCGTACCGTCGGCGCTGGCCGGGTCACCAAGATCATCAAGTAG
- the fusA gene encoding elongation factor G has product MAQKDVLTDLSKVRNFGIMAHIDAGKTTTTERILYYTGINYKIGEVHDGAATMDWMEQEQERGITITSAATTTFWKDNQLNIIDTPGHVDFTVEVERNLRVLDGAVAVFDGKEGVEPQSEQVWRQADKYNVPRICFVNKMDKIGADFYFSVKTMEERLGANAVPIQLPIGSESEFEGVVDLVEMNAKVWRGETKLGETYDTIDIPAELAETAEEYRTKLLELVAETDEELLEKYVGGEEITVDEIKAAIRKLTIASEIYPVLCGSAFKNKGVQPMLDAVVDYLPSPLDVPPATGHAPGNEDEEIVRHASTDEPFSALAFKIATHPFFGKLTYIRVYSGTVDSGSQVINATKGKKERLGKLFQMHSNKENPVERASAGHIYAVIGLKDTTTGDTLSDPNQQVVLESMTFPDPVIEVAIEPKTKSDQEKLSASIQKLAEEDPTFKVHLDQETGQTVIGGMGELHLDILVDRMRREFKVEANVGKPQVAYKETIRRKVEHVEYTHKKQTGGSGQFAKVIITVEPFTGEDGATYEFENKVTGGRVPREYIPSVDAGAQDAMQYGVLAGYPLVNLKVTLEDGAFHEVDSSEMAFKIAGSQALKKAAGQAQPVILEPIMAVEVTTPEDYMGDVIGDLNSRRGQIQAMEERGGARVVKAHVPLSEMFGYVGDLRSKTQGRANYSMVFDSYAEVPANVSKEIIAKATGE; this is encoded by the coding sequence GTGGCACAGAAGGACGTGCTAACCGACCTGAGCAAGGTCCGCAACTTCGGCATCATGGCGCACATCGATGCCGGCAAGACCACGACGACCGAACGCATCCTCTACTACACCGGCATCAACTACAAGATCGGTGAGGTCCACGACGGCGCGGCCACGATGGACTGGATGGAGCAGGAGCAGGAGCGGGGGATCACCATCACCTCCGCGGCCACCACGACGTTCTGGAAAGACAACCAGCTCAACATCATCGACACGCCCGGTCACGTCGACTTCACCGTCGAGGTGGAGCGCAACCTGCGCGTGCTCGACGGCGCCGTGGCCGTGTTCGACGGCAAGGAGGGCGTGGAGCCGCAGTCCGAGCAGGTGTGGCGGCAGGCCGACAAGTACAACGTGCCGCGGATCTGCTTCGTCAACAAGATGGACAAGATCGGCGCCGACTTCTACTTCTCGGTCAAGACCATGGAAGAGCGGCTCGGCGCCAACGCGGTGCCGATCCAGCTGCCGATCGGCTCGGAGAGCGAGTTCGAGGGCGTCGTCGACCTGGTCGAGATGAACGCCAAGGTCTGGCGCGGCGAAACCAAGCTCGGCGAGACCTACGACACCATCGACATCCCGGCCGAGTTGGCCGAGACGGCCGAGGAATACCGCACCAAGCTGCTGGAGCTCGTCGCCGAGACCGACGAGGAGCTGCTGGAGAAGTACGTCGGCGGCGAGGAGATCACCGTCGACGAGATCAAGGCCGCGATCCGCAAGCTGACGATCGCCAGCGAGATCTACCCGGTGCTGTGCGGCAGTGCGTTCAAGAACAAGGGCGTACAGCCGATGCTCGACGCCGTCGTCGACTACCTGCCGTCGCCGCTGGACGTGCCGCCGGCAACCGGCCACGCCCCCGGCAACGAGGACGAAGAGATCGTCCGGCACGCGTCCACCGACGAGCCGTTCTCGGCGCTGGCCTTCAAGATCGCGACGCATCCGTTCTTCGGCAAGCTCACCTACATCCGGGTCTACTCCGGCACGGTGGACTCCGGCAGCCAGGTGATCAACGCCACCAAGGGCAAGAAGGAGCGGCTGGGCAAGCTGTTCCAGATGCACTCCAACAAGGAAAACCCCGTCGAGCGGGCCAGCGCAGGCCACATTTACGCGGTGATCGGCCTGAAGGACACCACCACCGGCGACACGCTCTCCGACCCCAACCAGCAGGTTGTCCTGGAGTCGATGACCTTCCCCGACCCGGTCATCGAGGTGGCCATCGAGCCCAAGACCAAGAGCGACCAGGAGAAGCTTTCGGCGTCGATCCAGAAGCTGGCCGAGGAGGACCCGACCTTCAAGGTGCACCTGGATCAAGAGACCGGCCAGACCGTGATCGGCGGGATGGGCGAGCTGCACCTGGACATCCTGGTCGACCGGATGCGCCGCGAATTCAAGGTCGAGGCCAACGTCGGTAAGCCGCAGGTGGCGTACAAGGAGACCATTCGCCGCAAGGTGGAGCACGTCGAGTACACCCACAAGAAGCAGACCGGCGGCTCGGGCCAGTTCGCCAAGGTCATCATCACCGTCGAGCCGTTCACCGGCGAGGACGGCGCCACCTACGAGTTCGAGAACAAGGTCACCGGTGGCCGCGTGCCCCGCGAGTACATCCCGTCGGTGGACGCCGGCGCCCAGGACGCCATGCAGTACGGTGTGCTGGCCGGCTACCCGCTGGTCAACCTGAAGGTGACGCTTGAAGACGGCGCGTTCCACGAGGTGGACTCGTCGGAAATGGCGTTCAAGATCGCTGGTTCGCAGGCGCTGAAGAAGGCGGCCGGCCAGGCGCAGCCGGTGATCCTGGAACCGATCATGGCCGTCGAGGTCACCACGCCCGAGGACTACATGGGCGACGTGATCGGCGACCTGAACTCCCGCCGTGGCCAGATCCAGGCCATGGAGGAGCGCGGCGGTGCACGTGTCGTCAAGGCGCACGTGCCGCTGTCGGAGATGTTCGGCTACGTCGGCGACCTGCGGTCGAAGACTCAAGGCCGGGCGAACTACTCCATGGTGTTCGACTCCTACGCCGAAGTGCCGGCGAACGTGTCGAAGGAGATCATCGCGAAGGCGACGGGCGAGTGA
- the rpsG gene encoding 30S ribosomal protein S7, with protein MPRKGPAPKRPLVNDPVYGSQLVTQLVNKVLLKGKKSLAERIVYGALEQAREKTGTDPVITLKRALDNVKPALEVRSRRVGGATYQVPVEVRPDRSTTLALRWLVSFSRQRREKTMVERLANEILDASNGLGASVKRREDTHKMAEANRAFAHYRW; from the coding sequence ATGCCGCGCAAGGGCCCCGCGCCGAAGCGTCCGCTGGTCAACGACCCGGTCTACGGGTCGCAGCTGGTCACCCAGCTGGTGAACAAAGTTCTCCTGAAAGGGAAGAAATCCCTCGCCGAGCGCATTGTCTACGGTGCGCTCGAACAGGCCCGCGAAAAGACCGGCACCGACCCGGTCATCACCCTCAAGCGGGCTCTCGACAACGTCAAGCCGGCGCTGGAAGTCCGCAGCCGCCGCGTCGGTGGTGCCACCTACCAGGTGCCCGTCGAGGTACGCCCGGACCGGTCCACCACGCTGGCGCTGCGTTGGCTGGTCAGCTTCTCCCGGCAACGGCGGGAGAAGACCATGGTCGAGCGTCTGGCAAACGAGATCCTGGATGCCAGCAACGGCCTCGGCGCTTCCGTCAAGCGGCGTGAGGACACCCACAAGATGGCCGAAGCCAACCGAGCCTTCGCGCACTATCGCTGGTAG
- the rpsL gene encoding 30S ribosomal protein S12, which yields MPTIQQLVRKGRRDKIGKVKTAALKGSPQRRGVCTRVYTTTPKKPNSALRKVARVKLTSQVEVTAYIPGEGHNLQEHSMVLVRGGRVKDLPGVRYKIIRGSLDTQGVKNRKQARSRYGAKKEKS from the coding sequence ATGCCAACCATTCAGCAGCTGGTCCGCAAGGGGCGCCGCGACAAGATCGGCAAGGTCAAGACCGCGGCCCTCAAGGGCAGCCCGCAGCGCCGTGGCGTGTGCACGCGCGTGTACACCACCACCCCGAAGAAGCCGAACTCGGCGCTTCGGAAGGTCGCGCGCGTCAAGCTGACCAGCCAGGTTGAGGTCACCGCATACATCCCCGGCGAGGGTCACAACCTGCAGGAGCACTCGATGGTGCTGGTGCGTGGCGGCCGGGTGAAGGATCTGCCCGGCGTGCGCTACAAGATCATCCGCGGCTCGCTCGACACCCAGGGCGTCAAGAACCGCAAGCAGGCCCGCAGCCGTTACGGCGCCAAGAAGGAGAAGAGCTGA